In Paenibacillus sp. FSL M7-0420, a single genomic region encodes these proteins:
- the ilvC gene encoding ketol-acid reductoisomerase: MAVTTYYEQDAELSVLKGKTIAVIGYGSQGHAQAQNLRDSGLQVVIGLREGKSFDTAKNDGFEVLSVAEAVSRADVVQILMPDETQASVYKNDIEPNLKNGAALMFSHGFNVHFGQIVAPKDADVLLVAPKSPGHMVRRTYVEGFGVPGLIAIEQDATGNAKAIGLAYAKGIGCTRAGVIETSFREETETDLFGEQAVLCGGVSELIKAGFETLTEAGYAPEMAYFECLHELKLIVDMVYEGGLSSMRDSISNTAEYGDYVTGPRIITSETKKAMKEVLADIQQGKFARDFILENQSGRAFLTATRRNEAAHPVEVVGSQLREMMHWIKK, translated from the coding sequence ATGGCAGTTACAACGTACTATGAACAGGATGCAGAGCTTAGCGTATTGAAGGGAAAGACAATTGCAGTAATCGGGTACGGTAGCCAAGGACATGCCCAGGCACAGAACCTGCGTGACAGTGGTCTTCAGGTGGTTATCGGTCTGCGTGAAGGCAAATCATTTGATACTGCCAAGAATGACGGCTTTGAAGTATTGTCTGTAGCAGAAGCGGTATCCCGTGCAGATGTGGTGCAAATCCTCATGCCGGACGAAACTCAGGCATCTGTATATAAGAACGATATCGAACCGAACCTTAAGAACGGCGCTGCTCTGATGTTCTCCCACGGTTTCAACGTGCATTTCGGACAAATCGTAGCTCCTAAGGATGCGGATGTGCTGTTGGTAGCTCCTAAATCCCCGGGACACATGGTACGCCGTACTTATGTTGAAGGCTTCGGAGTTCCCGGCCTGATCGCTATTGAACAGGATGCAACCGGCAATGCCAAGGCTATTGGTCTGGCGTATGCCAAAGGCATCGGCTGTACCCGTGCCGGAGTCATCGAAACCTCCTTCCGTGAAGAGACAGAAACGGATCTGTTCGGTGAACAGGCTGTTCTCTGCGGCGGTGTGTCCGAACTGATCAAGGCTGGCTTCGAGACATTGACTGAAGCCGGATATGCGCCTGAGATGGCTTACTTCGAGTGCTTGCATGAGCTGAAGCTGATCGTTGACATGGTATATGAAGGCGGATTGTCCAGCATGCGCGATTCCATCAGTAACACTGCTGAATACGGTGACTATGTAACTGGACCACGCATCATTACAAGCGAAACCAAGAAAGCCATGAAAGAAGTGCTGGCTGACATTCAACAGGGTAAATTCGCCCGCGACTTTATTCTTGAGAACCAATCCGGCCGTGCCTTCCTGACAGCTACCCGCCGCAATGAAGCCGCTCATCCGGTAGAAGTAGTGGGCAGCCAGCTGCGTGAAATGATGCACTGGATTAAGAAATAG
- the ilvN gene encoding acetolactate synthase small subunit, whose protein sequence is MRHTIAVLVNDQPGVLQRVSGLFGRRGFNIESITVGQSEEVGLSRMVIVTLGDQHTLEQIEKQLYKLIDVIKVVDLGAKPMVARELALIKVKAEPSERPEIMGVVETFRASVVDIGSTSLLVQVVGDTTKIDAMIELLKPYGIKELSRTGVTAMIRGNA, encoded by the coding sequence ATGAGACATACGATTGCTGTGCTTGTAAATGACCAGCCTGGGGTGCTGCAGCGGGTATCCGGATTATTCGGCCGCCGCGGCTTCAATATTGAGAGTATTACGGTAGGACAATCCGAAGAGGTCGGATTGTCCCGGATGGTAATTGTAACACTGGGTGACCAGCATACCCTGGAGCAGATTGAGAAGCAGCTGTACAAGCTGATCGATGTAATCAAGGTGGTTGATCTGGGCGCAAAACCAATGGTGGCCCGGGAGCTGGCGCTGATTAAGGTGAAGGCAGAGCCGTCAGAACGGCCGGAGATTATGGGTGTAGTCGAAACCTTCCGTGCTTCTGTAGTAGATATTGGTTCAACCAGCCTGCTTGTACAGGTCGTTGGGGATACTACCAAGATTGATGCCATGATCGAGCTGCTGAAGCCATATGGCATCAAGGAGCTGTCTCGAACCGGCGTAACAGCAATGATTCGCGGGAATGCCTGA
- a CDS encoding BMP family lipoprotein — MKKFYQLSLVMVMAFTVILAGCGNNNSANSGSNAGTATTAPTDAAATEAPAPTEAPKAVKLGLVTDVGGVNDKSFNQSSWEALEAMEKEFGAEIKYLQSKSNADYEPNLNQFVKGGYDLTWGIGFDLGDAVLKVAKENPNANLAIIDSVVDAPNVESVTFAENEGSFLVGVVAGMTTKTNKVGFIGGMESPVIKRFEVGFKAGVEAVNPNATVKITYAGAYDKPDTGKSLAATLYNDGNDIIFPAAGATGNGVFNEAKSRNKAGGSKVWVIGVDKDQSLEFGDDVTLTSMIKRVDEAVKKVSQQVVDGTFKGGTTTVLSLKDNGVGLPETSKANVSADILAKVDEYSKQIIDGTIVVPSE, encoded by the coding sequence ATGAAGAAGTTTTACCAACTATCATTGGTTATGGTTATGGCCTTCACTGTCATTCTGGCAGGTTGCGGTAACAATAACAGCGCTAATTCCGGCTCCAACGCTGGAACAGCAACTACTGCACCAACCGACGCAGCTGCCACAGAAGCACCAGCACCAACAGAGGCTCCTAAGGCTGTCAAGCTTGGTCTCGTAACTGACGTAGGCGGAGTTAACGATAAGTCCTTTAACCAGTCTTCCTGGGAAGCACTGGAGGCTATGGAGAAGGAATTCGGCGCTGAGATCAAATACCTGCAGAGTAAATCCAATGCAGACTATGAGCCTAACCTTAACCAGTTCGTTAAAGGCGGCTATGATCTGACTTGGGGAATCGGCTTCGACCTTGGCGATGCCGTACTGAAGGTTGCCAAAGAGAACCCGAATGCTAACCTGGCGATCATCGACAGTGTAGTGGACGCTCCTAACGTTGAATCTGTAACCTTTGCCGAGAATGAAGGTTCGTTCCTGGTAGGGGTTGTTGCTGGTATGACAACTAAAACCAACAAAGTAGGTTTCATCGGCGGTATGGAAAGCCCGGTTATCAAACGTTTCGAAGTGGGCTTCAAAGCCGGCGTAGAAGCGGTTAACCCTAACGCAACAGTAAAAATCACTTATGCAGGCGCTTATGACAAGCCGGATACCGGTAAGTCCTTGGCAGCAACATTGTATAATGATGGCAACGACATTATCTTCCCTGCTGCAGGCGCAACAGGCAACGGTGTATTCAACGAAGCGAAATCCCGCAACAAAGCCGGAGGCAGTAAAGTATGGGTTATCGGCGTTGACAAAGACCAGTCTCTGGAATTTGGCGATGACGTAACGCTGACTTCCATGATCAAACGTGTGGACGAAGCAGTTAAGAAGGTTTCCCAGCAGGTTGTTGACGGAACATTCAAAGGCGGCACTACAACTGTTCTTAGTCTGAAAGACAACGGTGTAGGTCTCCCTGAAACTTCCAAAGCTAACGTTAGTGCAGATATTCTGGCTAAGGTTGACGAATACAGCAAACAAATCATTGATGGAACAATCGTTGTTCCTTCCGAGTAA
- the ilvB gene encoding biosynthetic-type acetolactate synthase large subunit has protein sequence MSAQLPEEVRSIEQLREKWKNPEVVSGSEILLRSLVLEGVDTVFGYPGGAVLYIYDALYGFEDFKHILTRHEQGAIHAADGYARASGKPGVCIATSGPGATNLVTGIATAFMDSVPLVVITGNVFSSLIGTDAFQEADITGITMPITKHSYLVRDVEDLPRIIHEAFHIANTGRKGPVLIDIPKDVSAAKTLFTPVQQQGVNLRGYNPRTVPNKLQLDKLVKAIAVAERPIIIAGGGVIYSGAHEAMYEFVKRTEIPITTTLLGLGCYPSGEDLWMGMPGMHGTYTANNAIQQCDLLINIGARFDDRVTGKLDGFAPKAKIVHIDIDPAEIGKNVATDIPIVGDVKTVLEMLNPDVKRASQADAWRTQIAQWKLDQPYRYKDSETELKPQWVIQMINDTTNGEAIVTTDVGQHQMWAAQYYKFNHPRSWITSGGLGTMGFGFPSAIGAQMAHPQRLVVSINGDGGMQMCSQELAICAIHNIPVKIVVINNQVLGMVRQWQNLIYEKRYSYTDLAGSPDFVKLAEAYGVKGLRATNKEEAGAAWKEAMETPGPVLVEFVVPKDENVYPMVTQGSTIDQMLMGDE, from the coding sequence ATGAGCGCGCAATTACCGGAAGAAGTGCGGTCGATAGAGCAGTTACGTGAGAAATGGAAGAATCCTGAGGTGGTATCGGGGTCTGAGATCCTGCTTCGCAGCCTGGTACTTGAAGGTGTAGATACGGTATTCGGATATCCGGGCGGGGCTGTACTTTATATCTATGATGCGCTTTATGGCTTCGAGGATTTCAAACACATTCTGACACGCCACGAGCAGGGAGCGATCCATGCGGCTGACGGGTATGCAAGAGCGAGCGGTAAGCCTGGCGTATGTATTGCGACTTCAGGTCCGGGAGCAACTAATCTGGTAACCGGAATTGCTACGGCCTTTATGGACTCCGTTCCGCTGGTGGTGATCACCGGGAACGTATTCTCCAGCCTGATCGGTACAGATGCTTTCCAGGAAGCAGATATTACCGGGATCACGATGCCGATTACGAAGCACAGCTATCTGGTACGGGATGTTGAAGATCTGCCGCGTATTATTCATGAAGCCTTCCATATTGCGAATACGGGCCGTAAGGGTCCGGTACTGATTGATATTCCGAAGGATGTATCGGCGGCCAAGACCTTGTTCACGCCGGTTCAGCAGCAGGGAGTTAACCTTCGCGGCTACAATCCGCGCACGGTTCCTAACAAGCTTCAGCTGGATAAGCTGGTGAAGGCCATTGCTGTTGCAGAGCGTCCGATCATCATTGCAGGCGGCGGGGTTATCTACTCCGGAGCGCATGAGGCGATGTATGAATTCGTGAAGCGTACGGAGATTCCGATTACGACTACCCTGCTGGGTCTGGGATGTTATCCGAGCGGTGAAGATTTATGGATGGGCATGCCGGGAATGCACGGCACCTATACGGCCAACAATGCCATTCAGCAATGCGATCTGCTGATTAACATCGGCGCCCGGTTCGACGACCGTGTAACCGGCAAGCTGGACGGCTTCGCTCCGAAAGCGAAGATCGTGCATATCGATATTGATCCGGCCGAGATCGGCAAGAATGTAGCAACCGATATCCCGATTGTGGGCGATGTGAAGACGGTTCTGGAAATGCTGAACCCGGATGTGAAGCGTGCCTCCCAGGCTGATGCCTGGAGAACGCAGATTGCCCAGTGGAAGCTGGACCAGCCCTACCGCTATAAGGATTCGGAGACAGAGTTGAAGCCGCAATGGGTCATCCAGATGATCAATGACACCACTAACGGCGAAGCTATTGTAACTACGGATGTAGGTCAGCACCAGATGTGGGCTGCACAATATTACAAGTTCAATCATCCGCGCTCCTGGATTACTTCAGGCGGCCTTGGAACAATGGGCTTCGGCTTCCCTTCGGCAATCGGGGCACAGATGGCCCATCCGCAGCGGCTGGTTGTCTCCATTAATGGTGACGGCGGGATGCAGATGTGCTCCCAGGAGCTGGCGATCTGTGCGATTCATAATATCCCGGTCAAAATTGTGGTTATTAACAATCAGGTGCTCGGAATGGTCCGCCAGTGGCAGAACCTGATCTATGAGAAGCGTTACAGCTATACCGATCTGGCGGGAAGTCCGGATTTTGTAAAGCTGGCTGAAGCTTACGGGGTGAAGGGCCTGCGTGCCACCAACAAGGAAGAAGCCGGCGCTGCCTGGAAAGAAGCTATGGAAACACCTGGACCCGTCCTGGTAGAATTCGTTGTTCCAAAGGATGAGAATGTCTATCCGATGGTAACTCAAGGCTCTACCATTGATCAAATGCTGATGGGGGATGAATAA
- a CDS encoding ABC transporter permease — protein MSRLRKIFATDSYIVPLVAILMGFLVGAIVMLFGGYDPIAAYSALFKRVFGSPYDFGEAIREMTPLMLTGLAVAFAFRSGMFNIGADGQVMIGMTAASVVGIKLGGVLPGFLLVPLAVIAAAVCGGLWAGIAGYLKAKRGINEVITTIMLNWIALFLSNYIVRTFLLLQGQNRSEDNPASLSMTFLFSTFDNARLHWGTVIALAAATFFYVYLWKTKQGYEMRAVGLNPHAAEYAGMNVGRNVVKAMFISGVFAGLAGAGEVLGVFHYQSVFAASPGYGFDGIAVALLGLTHPLGVILAAILYGTLTYGSAGMSFGADVPPELIRIVIGSIIFFIAAQGIVRWVLKPFYFKRKKEKVL, from the coding sequence ATGTCTAGACTCCGGAAAATATTCGCAACAGACAGCTATATCGTTCCGCTTGTAGCGATTCTGATGGGCTTCCTGGTGGGTGCTATTGTCATGCTGTTTGGCGGTTACGATCCTATCGCAGCCTACTCTGCGCTGTTCAAGCGCGTGTTCGGCAGCCCGTATGATTTCGGTGAGGCGATCCGCGAGATGACTCCGCTCATGCTGACGGGTCTGGCTGTAGCCTTTGCCTTCCGCTCAGGGATGTTTAACATTGGTGCGGACGGGCAGGTAATGATTGGAATGACGGCTGCATCTGTTGTCGGCATTAAGCTTGGCGGGGTATTGCCGGGCTTCCTGTTAGTCCCGCTTGCAGTCATTGCAGCCGCTGTGTGCGGCGGGCTATGGGCTGGTATTGCCGGATATCTGAAGGCCAAGCGCGGAATTAATGAAGTTATCACAACGATCATGTTGAACTGGATTGCGCTCTTCCTGTCGAATTATATTGTCCGGACGTTCCTGCTTCTGCAAGGGCAGAACCGGTCGGAGGATAATCCGGCTTCTCTATCCATGACCTTCCTCTTCTCCACCTTTGATAATGCCCGCCTGCACTGGGGAACCGTGATTGCCCTGGCAGCAGCTACCTTCTTCTATGTCTATCTGTGGAAGACCAAGCAGGGTTACGAGATGCGCGCAGTAGGCTTGAACCCGCATGCTGCCGAATATGCAGGAATGAATGTTGGACGTAACGTTGTTAAGGCTATGTTCATCAGCGGCGTGTTCGCAGGCCTCGCAGGCGCTGGTGAAGTGCTTGGCGTCTTCCATTATCAATCCGTATTTGCAGCTTCACCTGGTTATGGATTTGACGGTATCGCTGTTGCCCTGCTTGGACTGACCCATCCGCTGGGTGTCATTCTCGCTGCCATTCTATACGGCACGCTGACATACGGTTCGGCAGGCATGAGCTTCGGTGCGGATGTGCCTCCGGAGCTGATCCGTATTGTAATCGGTTCGATCATATTCTTCATTGCTGCGCAAGGCATTGTACGCTGGGTGCTCAAACCGTTTTACTTCAAGCGCAAGAAAGAGAAGGTGTTATAG
- a CDS encoding ABC transporter permease, producing MDFVVLGQLLNTTLVFSTALIFASLGGIFSERSGVVNIGLEGLMMFGAFAAAVGGYYAQDAGMGEWAPWVGVLCAMAVGVIGSLIHAVAAITFKADQTISGTVINFLAAGSTLYMVKLFFEGSGETPLIDGFSKVAIPGLSKIPVIGEGIFNSYPTTYLAIILVIVIYFILFKTPFGLRLRAVGEHPSAADTLGVNVNKMRYIGVMLSGLLAGIGGATITLTTTGTFAHNTISGQGFIAIAAMIFGKWNPLGAFGAAVFFGFSQAIRNYVQLFEWSKNIPQEFIFMIPYVLTIIVLVSAVGRSSAPKALGEPYDPSKR from the coding sequence ATGGACTTCGTAGTCTTAGGCCAACTGCTCAATACGACGCTTGTTTTTTCCACAGCGCTAATATTTGCCTCCCTCGGCGGCATCTTCTCTGAACGATCCGGCGTCGTGAACATCGGACTTGAAGGCTTAATGATGTTTGGTGCCTTTGCAGCTGCTGTAGGTGGCTACTATGCTCAAGATGCAGGCATGGGCGAATGGGCCCCTTGGGTCGGTGTGCTTTGTGCCATGGCTGTAGGAGTAATCGGTTCACTGATCCATGCAGTGGCTGCGATTACCTTCAAGGCTGATCAGACGATAAGCGGTACGGTTATTAACTTCCTGGCTGCAGGCAGCACACTGTACATGGTTAAGCTGTTCTTCGAAGGATCAGGCGAAACTCCGCTGATCGACGGATTCAGCAAAGTGGCGATTCCCGGGCTCTCCAAGATTCCGGTCATCGGAGAAGGGATATTTAACTCCTATCCCACCACTTATCTGGCGATTATCTTAGTCATTGTTATTTATTTCATCCTGTTCAAAACTCCGTTTGGACTCCGTCTGCGCGCAGTCGGTGAACATCCGAGTGCGGCTGATACCTTGGGTGTCAATGTCAACAAGATGAGATATATCGGCGTCATGCTGAGCGGACTGCTGGCAGGTATCGGCGGAGCTACCATTACCTTGACTACTACAGGTACGTTTGCGCACAATACGATCTCGGGACAAGGCTTCATTGCCATTGCTGCGATGATCTTCGGGAAGTGGAATCCGCTCGGTGCCTTCGGTGCTGCGGTATTCTTCGGCTTCTCTCAGGCGATCCGCAACTATGTCCAGCTGTTTGAATGGTCCAAGAACATTCCGCAGGAGTTCATCTTCATGATTCCTTATGTGTTAACCATTATCGTACTGGTGAGTGCAGTGGGCCGTTCTTCGGCACCCAAGGCGCTTGGTGAACCTTACGACCCAAGCAAACGTTAA
- a CDS encoding ABC transporter ATP-binding protein: MSAAAPVVELKQITKRFPGIVANDSISLTLEKGEIHALLGENGAGKSTLMNIVFGLYQPDEGSIEIDGKPVIIDNPNKAIELGIGMVHQHFKLVDPFTVTENIVLGMEPKKGLKIDYKSAAEQVRKLSEQYGLQVNPNAKIHDISVGMQQRVEIMKTLYRGADILIFDEPTAVLTPQEITELMAIMKRLVAEGKSIILITHKLKEIMQISDRVTIIRRGKVIDTVKTAETNPNELAEKMVGRGVTFKVDKQPPHIGESILKLSNVSSKSKDGVPVLNGLSFEVKAGEILGIAGVDGNGQSELIQAITGLRKIDSGSIQVSGKEIANLSPRKVSEMNVSHIPEDRHKHGLVLDFTVSENMVLETYYKSPYNQNGFLNTDVINKHAEDLVRQFDVRTPSIENKARSLSGGNQQKAIIAREIDKNPTLLIAAQPTRGLDVGAIEFVQKQLIAQRDQGKAVLLISFELDEIMNVSDRIAVIYEGQIVGEVFPQDTNDQELGLMMAGSLKRGGHADV, encoded by the coding sequence ATGAGTGCTGCGGCTCCTGTCGTAGAGTTGAAGCAAATCACAAAACGCTTTCCCGGTATCGTTGCGAACGACTCTATTAGTCTGACGCTGGAAAAGGGGGAGATTCATGCGCTGCTGGGCGAGAACGGGGCAGGCAAATCGACCTTGATGAATATCGTATTCGGACTGTACCAGCCCGATGAAGGCAGCATCGAAATCGACGGGAAACCGGTTATTATTGATAACCCCAATAAAGCTATTGAGCTTGGCATTGGGATGGTTCACCAGCATTTCAAGCTTGTTGATCCTTTTACGGTCACCGAGAATATTGTTCTGGGCATGGAACCGAAGAAAGGTCTTAAAATTGACTATAAATCCGCTGCGGAGCAGGTTCGTAAGCTATCTGAGCAGTACGGGCTACAAGTCAATCCAAATGCCAAAATTCATGACATTTCGGTAGGCATGCAGCAACGGGTAGAAATTATGAAAACCCTGTACCGCGGAGCGGATATACTTATATTCGACGAGCCTACCGCTGTACTTACGCCGCAGGAGATTACAGAACTGATGGCGATTATGAAGCGGCTCGTTGCAGAAGGTAAATCCATTATTCTGATCACACATAAGCTGAAAGAAATCATGCAGATTTCCGACCGTGTCACCATTATCCGGCGTGGTAAGGTAATTGATACGGTGAAGACCGCCGAGACCAATCCTAACGAGCTGGCTGAGAAGATGGTCGGACGCGGGGTAACCTTCAAAGTGGACAAGCAGCCGCCGCATATTGGCGAGAGCATTCTGAAGCTGTCTAATGTCAGCAGCAAGAGCAAGGATGGCGTGCCTGTGCTGAACGGCCTGAGCTTCGAGGTTAAGGCGGGAGAGATTCTCGGAATCGCCGGAGTGGACGGTAACGGCCAGAGTGAGCTGATTCAGGCCATTACCGGACTGCGCAAGATTGACTCTGGTTCGATCCAGGTCTCCGGCAAGGAGATTGCCAATCTGTCACCGCGCAAGGTATCTGAAATGAATGTCTCCCATATTCCGGAGGACCGTCACAAGCATGGTCTGGTGCTGGACTTCACTGTGAGCGAGAACATGGTTCTGGAGACGTATTATAAGAGTCCATATAACCAGAACGGGTTCTTGAACACAGATGTGATTAACAAGCATGCCGAAGATCTGGTCAGACAATTCGATGTGCGCACACCTTCCATAGAGAACAAAGCCCGCTCCTTATCCGGCGGTAATCAACAAAAAGCGATTATTGCGCGGGAAATAGACAAGAATCCGACTCTTCTTATTGCCGCACAGCCAACACGCGGTCTGGATGTCGGGGCGATTGAATTTGTGCAGAAGCAGCTCATTGCCCAGCGGGATCAAGGCAAGGCAGTATTGCTGATTTCTTTTGAATTGGATGAAATTATGAATGTATCTGACCGGATTGCCGTTATTTATGAAGGACAGATTGTCGGAGAAGTATTCCCGCAGGACACGAATGACCAGGAACTGGGTCTGATGATGGCGGGCAGTTTGAAGCGGGGAGGTCATGCGGATGTCTAG
- a CDS encoding GNAT family N-acetyltransferase, producing the protein MIRYRRPRQDDTIIYDLIEKQLVPLSHLPQTIINQVRKDLPRRLGQGVTLVACPDYDSDPLGFVHFLLHGDLLYIDMLAIAPDARRKRYGNMLMDRAERFALSRACHRAKVSVDTGNTAGLNFYEKLGYSVARYQPQNYCYELEKQFR; encoded by the coding sequence ATGATTCGTTACCGCAGACCCAGGCAGGATGACACGATTATTTATGACTTGATTGAAAAGCAGCTTGTCCCGTTATCCCATCTTCCGCAGACCATCATTAATCAGGTCAGGAAGGATCTGCCCCGCCGCCTGGGACAGGGAGTCACACTTGTTGCTTGTCCCGACTACGACAGTGATCCGCTGGGGTTCGTGCATTTTCTGCTGCATGGCGATTTATTATACATTGATATGCTCGCCATTGCCCCGGACGCAAGGCGTAAGCGATACGGAAATATGCTTATGGACAGGGCGGAGCGGTTTGCACTATCCCGTGCATGCCACAGAGCAAAGGTCTCTGTAGATACCGGAAATACCGCCGGTCTGAACTTTTATGAAAAACTGGGCTACAGCGTAGCCCGTTATCAACCGCAAAATTACTGTTATGAGCTTGAAAAACAGTTCCGCTGA